The proteins below come from a single candidate division WOR-3 bacterium genomic window:
- the mraY gene encoding phospho-N-acetylmuramoyl-pentapeptide-transferase, with amino-acid sequence MVYLLLYPLKHYVSFFNIFRYITFRAAYAATLALIICLLLGPWFIKTLRKYSIGQNIRNEVPRLHMTKAGTPSMGGLLIISAIVIATLLFADLKNLNIIVGIFVLLSFGALGYADDYHKIRRNNARGLSIKTKLFYQIIISIIAALILFYFSANKEIVTMTNFPFFKNININFKHFFIPWVVLILLVTSNAVNFADGLDGLATGLLGIASLGYGILTYVSGHGKISTYLNILYVPGAGEMSVICFAVLGACLGFLWFNSHPAQIFMGDTGSLPLGAIIGYSAIVSKHEFLFVLIGGVFLLEIFTVFIQVVYFHLTHGKRIFRMAPLHHHFELCGWPEPKIVVRFWILGIISAILAISTLKIR; translated from the coding sequence ATGGTTTACTTGCTACTATATCCCCTAAAACATTATGTTAGCTTTTTCAATATTTTCCGCTACATTACCTTTCGGGCTGCGTATGCTGCTACCTTAGCCCTTATAATTTGTCTATTACTGGGACCTTGGTTTATTAAAACACTCCGCAAATATTCAATAGGTCAAAACATAAGAAATGAGGTTCCGAGGCTTCACATGACTAAAGCAGGAACCCCATCCATGGGTGGGCTTCTAATAATTAGTGCCATTGTAATAGCCACTTTACTGTTTGCTGATTTAAAAAATTTGAATATCATAGTCGGCATATTTGTACTTCTTTCTTTTGGGGCGTTGGGGTATGCAGATGACTACCACAAAATTCGGCGCAATAATGCCCGAGGATTGAGTATTAAGACCAAACTTTTTTATCAAATAATTATTTCTATAATTGCAGCGTTGATCTTGTTTTATTTTTCGGCTAATAAAGAAATTGTCACTATGACAAATTTCCCATTCTTTAAAAACATCAACATCAATTTTAAGCATTTCTTTATCCCCTGGGTAGTTTTAATTTTACTAGTAACGTCAAATGCAGTAAATTTCGCTGATGGCTTAGATGGATTGGCAACTGGTTTGTTAGGAATTGCTAGTCTCGGCTATGGGATACTAACGTATGTTTCCGGACACGGTAAAATCAGTACTTATTTAAACATTCTTTATGTCCCTGGTGCCGGTGAAATGAGTGTAATCTGTTTTGCTGTTCTAGGGGCCTGTCTGGGATTTTTGTGGTTTAATTCCCATCCAGCTCAAATTTTTATGGGTGATACAGGTTCATTACCGTTAGGCGCAATAATTGGATATTCCGCAATAGTTTCTAAACATGAGTTTTTATTCGTACTAATAGGTGGAGTATTTCTATTAGAAATTTTTACTGTATTCATCCAGGTAGTATATTTTCATTTAACACATGGCAAACGAATTTTTCGTATGGCTCCACTGCACCATCATTTTGAATTATGTGGCTGGCCGGAACCCAAAATTGTGGTTCGTTTTTGGATTTTAGGCATCATTTCGGCAATTTTAGCTATTTCTACACTTAAAATACGATGA
- a CDS encoding penicillin-binding protein 2 — MNRFNHRINILRWVFNAIFVLLLMYVFWIQVIKHRYYNEQALKQHCDSLPLSAERGKIYDCKNRLLAYNERGFSVRVFPQYVRSIDSVVEILANYKLNSRDKLRNELKSQTRLFWLTRFIDYEIGLKLQKDLVKHRFDNSVVVREAIKRIYPYGPVLGSVIGFTGVEGGLAGIEFAYDQYLKGKPGWEILQKDALGNRYRWPSYRICKSIDGYDIVLTIDLDIQQIAYQLLKKYVENLQAIKGSVIILNCEDGALLALADYPDFDPNDPYIYPREYWKATAVTDEFEPGSVYKLMICATAVQSNQANNLLSQTYNTSSGYLTISGRKIKDVHNNGILNFEDIFVKSSNVGVSLLTTQLSPEEFYQTEKKFGFGTSIGIELPGEAKGFIDRPEKLSPLRYANNAFGQGVRVTLLQLATAYLAIANNGLLLKPYIIKTIIAHDNKIIYSGKKEIIRHVLSAEQSNIIKEILSKAVRNGTGRQAMIPGYEVCGKTGTAQKLDPNGKYSNSKSIMTFIGFFPKERPKYLIAVMIDEPQKFRFAGETVCPLFRDLATEILLLNKHYPFNLLTNL; from the coding sequence ATGAATCGATTCAACCATCGTATTAATATCCTCCGTTGGGTGTTTAATGCTATTTTTGTTTTGTTGCTAATGTATGTGTTTTGGATACAGGTTATTAAACATCGCTATTATAATGAGCAAGCTCTAAAACAGCATTGTGATTCGTTGCCTTTATCGGCTGAGCGGGGTAAAATATACGATTGTAAAAACCGCCTGCTCGCATATAACGAACGGGGATTCTCAGTGCGAGTTTTTCCGCAGTATGTCCGATCAATCGACAGTGTTGTTGAAATTCTTGCAAACTATAAATTAAATTCCAGGGATAAATTACGGAATGAGCTTAAAAGTCAAACTAGACTGTTTTGGTTAACCAGATTTATAGATTACGAAATCGGATTGAAATTACAAAAAGATCTTGTAAAGCATCGGTTTGATAATAGCGTCGTGGTTCGAGAAGCAATTAAACGTATTTACCCTTATGGACCGGTGTTGGGTAGTGTTATTGGTTTTACTGGCGTGGAAGGTGGTTTAGCCGGTATTGAGTTTGCTTATGATCAGTATTTAAAAGGTAAGCCCGGCTGGGAAATACTTCAAAAAGATGCCTTAGGCAACCGGTATCGTTGGCCATCTTATCGGATTTGTAAATCAATCGACGGATATGATATCGTGCTAACTATAGACTTAGATATTCAACAAATAGCATATCAGTTGCTAAAAAAATATGTCGAGAATCTCCAGGCAATAAAAGGTTCAGTAATCATTTTAAATTGTGAAGATGGGGCATTGTTAGCACTGGCAGATTACCCGGATTTTGATCCTAATGATCCTTATATCTATCCCAGAGAATATTGGAAGGCTACAGCGGTGACTGATGAATTTGAGCCAGGTTCTGTGTATAAATTAATGATTTGCGCCACGGCAGTTCAATCTAATCAAGCAAATAACCTTTTATCGCAAACTTATAATACCTCAAGTGGTTATCTAACGATAAGTGGTAGAAAAATTAAAGATGTCCACAACAATGGGATATTAAACTTTGAGGATATATTTGTCAAATCCTCAAATGTTGGCGTTTCGTTGCTGACCACGCAATTATCCCCAGAAGAATTTTATCAAACAGAAAAAAAATTTGGTTTTGGGACGAGTATCGGGATCGAACTTCCTGGTGAAGCAAAAGGATTTATTGATCGTCCCGAAAAGTTATCGCCACTTCGATACGCTAATAATGCATTTGGACAAGGAGTTAGAGTTACCCTCCTCCAATTGGCTACAGCCTATTTGGCAATTGCTAATAATGGACTACTTTTAAAACCTTATATTATTAAAACAATTATCGCCCATGACAATAAAATTATTTATTCGGGTAAAAAGGAAATTATTCGACACGTCCTCAGTGCTGAGCAGAGTAATATTATTAAAGAAATTTTATCGAAAGCAGTGCGAAATGGTACCGGTCGACAAGCTATGATTCCTGGATACGAAGTTTGTGGAAAAACTGGAACGGCTCAAAAGCTAGACCCAAATGGAAAATATTCAAATTCTAAATCGATAATGACCTTTATTGGATTTTTCCCCAAAGAGCGCCCGAAATACCTTATTGCGGTTATGATTGATGAGCCCCAGAAGTTCCGCTTTGCCGGGGAAACGGTATGCCCGTTGTTTAGAGATCTGGCAACGGAAATTTTACTACTTAATAAGCATTATCCGTTTAACTTGTTAACTAATTTATGA
- a CDS encoding FtsW/RodA/SpoVE family cell cycle protein, with protein MLSNPDLVLCFLVGLLIASGLVAIYSVTLHYGWEKSFSPEISFFKKHLVRTAIGTIILLCATYFPYPLFRKLALNKLILKKFTLIDCIIFVSILILIITLITGKKVASARRWILFFQPIELIKIFLVIWLSAYFAKSYESFNNTGSSRTRKSAKNHLTPLLIIGIIILLTLCQPAIGTSIIIGISSLIMVGLSEFKIRYLILGVIASLILFFATILTVPYAQKRIKEHLLNSYQQYQAIIAVGSGGLFGKGLGEGKQKLYFLPKAHTDFIFSSIAEEVGFWGSLGLFTLFFLLFNRVVKISFYMNDYFDKMLLVGLITLISIYFFVHLSVNLALIPTTGQPLPFISYGGSALISNLLAIGIILNITRYSPKICIESLKFAPKYKKYEL; from the coding sequence ATGCTTAGCAATCCTGATTTGGTATTATGTTTTCTTGTTGGTCTGTTAATAGCAAGCGGTTTAGTAGCAATCTACTCGGTTACTTTGCACTATGGATGGGAAAAGTCATTTTCACCAGAAATATCTTTTTTCAAAAAGCATTTAGTACGAACCGCTATTGGAACAATAATATTGTTGTGCGCGACTTACTTCCCATATCCGCTTTTTCGAAAATTGGCATTAAATAAATTAATACTCAAAAAATTTACTCTAATTGATTGTATAATATTTGTTAGTATCTTAATTTTGATAATTACACTTATTACTGGCAAGAAAGTTGCTTCGGCGCGACGTTGGATTTTGTTTTTTCAACCAATAGAATTGATTAAAATTTTCCTCGTCATTTGGTTAAGTGCTTATTTCGCAAAATCGTACGAAAGTTTTAATAATACAGGATCTTCACGTACACGAAAATCTGCTAAAAACCATTTAACCCCACTGTTAATCATTGGAATTATAATTCTTCTAACGCTCTGTCAGCCAGCAATTGGCACAAGTATAATAATTGGCATATCAAGCCTAATCATGGTTGGCCTTAGCGAATTTAAGATTCGTTATTTGATCCTCGGGGTTATTGCTTCGCTAATTCTATTTTTTGCGACAATATTAACTGTACCGTATGCTCAAAAACGTATAAAAGAACATTTGTTAAATTCTTATCAACAGTACCAAGCAATAATCGCAGTTGGATCAGGAGGATTGTTTGGTAAGGGTTTGGGAGAAGGTAAACAAAAATTGTATTTTTTGCCTAAAGCGCACACAGATTTTATTTTTTCTTCAATAGCCGAAGAAGTGGGTTTTTGGGGGAGCCTCGGATTGTTTACGTTGTTCTTCTTGTTATTTAATCGCGTAGTAAAAATAAGTTTTTATATGAATGACTATTTCGACAAAATGCTACTTGTAGGGTTAATAACTTTAATATCAATTTATTTCTTCGTTCATCTCTCGGTTAATTTGGCACTAATCCCAACAACGGGTCAGCCACTTCCTTTTATTTCATATGGTGGATCTGCGTTAATATCCAACTTGTTGGCAATAGGTATCATATTAAATATCACGAGATACAGTCCTAAAATTTGCATTGAAAGTTTAAAATTTGCCCCAAAATATAAAAAATATGAACTCTAG
- the murD gene encoding UDP-N-acetylmuramoyl-L-alanine--D-glutamate ligase — protein sequence MKHNRFGLNNHNKKVIILGLGKIGQSVLRYLIRTNVRILCYDDNINNVSSDYLCLFNTNPNFTFIKDKHKIKNHIDDIEFAIVSPGIKENNYIVRCLRKNNIPIYDEVEFTSNFIKSPIIAITGTNGKSTTTVLLGKILAEANRKCFWGGNLAPGLPFSHSLLQTPKEYYIIEVSSFQLERCKSFRPHIGILLNISHDHLDRHRTMSEYCNIKFKIFENQTDKDFAIVNCDDSLIMEHIKRIKSNLYFFSIRKEVKGVFLKNDIIYFNNEKICNIADINLKGKQFLSSILAAICAAKLIGIKNCAIKKLLSTFVGLNHRLEFVTENKNVKYINNSMCTNPAAGIETLSAFTQPVILITGGKEKNLPLDAYVKAIIHKAKHTILLGENRFKLYKLLKYYKYKNAYVSHTLKNAIKTAMHLARPRDIILFSPGFASFDMFSNFEERGNLFKKLVLDLTSR from the coding sequence ATGAAACACAACAGGTTTGGTCTGAATAATCATAACAAAAAAGTTATAATACTCGGATTGGGTAAAATAGGGCAGTCTGTTTTACGGTATTTAATCAGAACGAACGTTAGAATATTATGCTATGACGATAATATTAACAATGTTTCTTCCGATTATCTGTGTCTCTTTAACACAAATCCCAATTTTACATTTATAAAGGATAAACATAAAATCAAAAATCACATTGATGATATTGAATTTGCAATTGTAAGTCCGGGGATTAAAGAGAATAATTACATTGTTAGGTGCTTAAGAAAAAATAATATTCCAATATATGATGAAGTAGAATTTACTAGTAATTTCATAAAATCACCAATTATAGCAATCACGGGCACAAATGGAAAGTCTACAACAACCGTTCTGCTGGGGAAAATTTTAGCTGAAGCGAACAGAAAATGTTTTTGGGGAGGGAATTTGGCTCCCGGCTTGCCGTTTTCACACTCTCTATTACAAACACCTAAAGAATATTATATTATTGAGGTGTCAAGTTTTCAGTTGGAACGATGCAAGTCTTTTAGACCTCACATTGGAATTTTACTAAATATTTCGCATGATCATCTTGATCGACACAGAACGATGTCTGAGTACTGTAATATTAAATTTAAAATTTTCGAAAATCAAACAGACAAAGATTTCGCTATTGTTAATTGTGACGACAGTCTAATTATGGAACACATTAAAAGAATTAAATCAAACTTATATTTCTTTTCCATACGAAAAGAAGTAAAGGGGGTTTTTCTCAAAAATGATATAATTTATTTTAACAACGAAAAAATTTGCAATATTGCTGATATTAATTTAAAAGGTAAGCAGTTTCTTAGTAGTATTTTAGCAGCGATCTGCGCCGCAAAACTTATAGGTATTAAAAATTGTGCTATAAAAAAACTTCTTTCTACTTTTGTGGGATTAAACCATCGATTAGAATTTGTAACTGAAAATAAAAATGTAAAATACATTAATAATTCCATGTGTACAAATCCAGCAGCAGGCATAGAAACACTAAGTGCATTTACACAACCCGTGATTTTAATAACAGGTGGGAAAGAAAAAAACCTACCTCTAGATGCATACGTAAAAGCAATCATTCATAAAGCTAAACATACAATACTGTTGGGAGAAAACCGATTTAAACTATATAAACTTTTAAAATACTACAAATACAAAAACGCCTACGTCTCCCACACTCTAAAAAATGCAATTAAAACTGCAATGCATCTTGCTCGTCCGCGCGATATAATACTATTTTCACCCGGATTTGCCAGTTTTGATATGTTCTCCAATTTTGAGGAACGAGGTAATCTTTTTAAAAAATTAGTTCTAGATTTAACGAGCAGATAA
- a CDS encoding UDP-N-acetylmuramoyl-L-alanyl-D-glutamate--2,6-diaminopimelate ligase, which yields MKFLRDLCKLTDCSVIGNQNREIDGIAYHSKAVNKNYMFVAIDGFFCSGKSYINEAISRGASVIVCKDRSLINRLSNAYPHITFIISNDCRRFLATAANWFYDYPSNSIKLIGITGTDGKTTTSYIIKSILEAAGKSTGLIGTIKYYDGERYLRASHTTPESLDLVRFLHNLRTKNIQYCICEVSSHALALNRVHGLDFHVAVFTNISQDHLDFHRTLSAYKKAKLKLFQMVASNGYAAVNLNDKFSQIIVKNTDATVIGYGVNLFNIPDQVKTIVAGKILSKTIKGTNVLVKITNRESDNEIELDVILPMIGEHNVFNMLGAIAAAYALKIPYEIIPQGISACSLVTGRLQKITANNKVNIYIDYAHTPRALETVIKSLREITKGRIIVVFGCGGNRDAQKRPLMGKISTELADFAVITSDNPRNENPLDIIKNITTGIKKDNYKIIVNRSQAIKEAILMAQKDDAVLIAGKGHEKYQIIGDRKIPYSDFAVVKQTLKILKET from the coding sequence ATGAAATTTTTGCGCGATCTTTGTAAATTAACAGATTGTTCAGTAATCGGCAATCAAAATCGAGAAATCGATGGAATTGCCTATCACTCTAAGGCGGTAAATAAAAACTATATGTTTGTGGCTATCGATGGCTTTTTTTGCTCAGGAAAAAGTTATATCAATGAAGCAATTAGCCGAGGAGCATCGGTAATTGTATGCAAAGATCGCAGTTTAATAAATCGTTTATCAAACGCATATCCTCATATTACATTTATTATTAGCAATGATTGCCGCCGCTTTTTGGCCACGGCGGCTAATTGGTTTTACGATTATCCTTCTAACAGCATCAAACTTATTGGTATTACCGGAACAGATGGCAAAACAACCACTTCTTACATAATAAAATCTATTCTTGAGGCCGCCGGAAAATCTACTGGATTAATCGGCACCATAAAATACTATGACGGAGAGAGATATTTACGAGCATCTCACACAACACCTGAAAGCTTAGACTTAGTTAGGTTTCTACATAACCTGAGAACGAAAAATATCCAGTATTGTATCTGTGAGGTTTCTTCACATGCCTTAGCTTTAAACCGAGTTCATGGTTTAGATTTTCACGTTGCCGTATTTACAAATATCTCCCAAGACCACCTTGATTTTCATCGGACACTCAGTGCATACAAAAAAGCCAAATTAAAACTTTTTCAAATGGTAGCCTCAAATGGATACGCAGCAGTTAATCTAAACGACAAATTCTCTCAAATAATCGTTAAAAATACTGATGCAACAGTAATAGGTTACGGGGTTAATTTATTTAATATCCCGGACCAGGTTAAGACAATCGTCGCCGGAAAAATTTTGTCAAAAACAATCAAGGGAACGAACGTATTAGTAAAAATAACAAATAGAGAATCCGACAACGAAATCGAACTGGACGTTATTCTACCGATGATCGGAGAGCATAATGTATTTAATATGTTAGGAGCAATAGCAGCTGCGTATGCTTTAAAAATTCCATATGAAATAATACCACAAGGAATTTCAGCTTGCTCCCTGGTTACTGGTAGACTACAAAAAATTACTGCAAACAATAAAGTTAATATTTATATCGATTATGCCCATACCCCGAGAGCGCTAGAAACGGTTATTAAATCCCTGCGCGAAATAACAAAAGGACGGATAATAGTAGTATTCGGGTGCGGTGGTAATCGAGATGCTCAAAAAAGACCCTTAATGGGGAAAATTAGTACCGAATTGGCGGATTTTGCGGTAATCACATCCGATAATCCTCGTAATGAAAATCCATTAGATATAATAAAAAATATTACGACTGGTATTAAAAAAGATAACTATAAAATAATTGTTAATCGCTCTCAAGCAATCAAAGAAGCTATTTTAATGGCACAAAAAGATGACGCTGTTTTGATAGCAGGTAAAGGACATGAAAAATATCAAATAATTGGCGATCGGAAAATCCCATATAGTGACTTTGCGGTTGTCAAACAAACATTAAAAATACTAAAAGAAACATAA